The proteins below are encoded in one region of Belonocnema kinseyi isolate 2016_QV_RU_SX_M_011 chromosome 3, B_treatae_v1, whole genome shotgun sequence:
- the LOC117170043 gene encoding uncharacterized mitochondrial protein AtMg00860-like: MAEKVSNAWADFVFLGMDGWYWCFIKYFASLAEPLKRLLRKNDRWNWLEEQETAFEAIKNALSSAPILACSNFELSFVLQINAISFGSGVLLTQVIEGEEREIVFASRTLWDVNVGIRLRNRNVWQ, translated from the coding sequence atggctgaGAAAGTCagtaatgcgtgggcagattttgtattCTTAGGTATGGATGGCTGGTATTGgtgctttataaaatattttgcctCGCTTGCTGAACCCCTCAAACGTCTGTTGCGGAAAAATGACCGTTGGAATTGGTTGGAGGAACAAGAAACGGCGTTTGAAGCGATTAAAAATGCACTCTCGTCGGCTCCAATTTTGGCATGTTCGAATTTTGAACTCTCCTTTGTGTTACAAATTAACGCTATCAGTTTTGGCTCAGGTGTGCTTCTGACACAAGTAATTGAGGGGGAGGAACGAGAGATTGTTTTCGCAAGCCGTACGTTATGGGATGTCAACGTCGGTATTCGACTACGGAACAGGAATGTCTGGCAGTAG